From Oceanococcus atlanticus, a single genomic window includes:
- a CDS encoding alpha-E domain-containing protein, whose protein sequence is MMLSRIAERFYWFGRYLERAENTARLLLSYSDMVLDLPLKSRVSWYQLVEITGSQTTFDQHHRSAGETVVLRYLIEQDINPGSIHCSLKFARENLRTIRDRVPREMIESMNELWAYFGSESAGSVRRSAARMRFLRGLIDRCQTVRGHVRGSMCRNDAFYFLAIGRMLERTDMTTRIMDVRVDDLLPDEVDNLPAFDALQWMSVLRSLSAYQMYQREMHGQVKASAVIEFLFLNETFPRSVHYALDSARACAQRLPRNTPVIEALDQLLAHVGEFKAKLLASDPTTLRETIDDIQAEISDIDRLLSHNYFLHDAAQSQQQ, encoded by the coding sequence ATGATGCTGTCGCGCATTGCCGAACGCTTCTACTGGTTCGGACGCTACCTGGAACGCGCCGAGAACACGGCCCGCCTGCTGCTGAGCTACTCCGATATGGTGCTCGACCTGCCGCTCAAATCGCGCGTCAGCTGGTATCAGCTGGTCGAGATCACCGGCTCGCAAACGACCTTTGACCAGCATCATCGCAGCGCCGGTGAAACGGTGGTGCTGCGCTATCTGATCGAGCAGGACATCAACCCCGGCTCGATCCACTGCTCGCTCAAGTTCGCGCGCGAAAACCTGCGCACCATCCGCGATCGTGTGCCGCGCGAAATGATCGAGAGCATGAACGAGCTGTGGGCTTATTTCGGCAGCGAGAGCGCCGGATCGGTGCGCCGCAGCGCCGCGCGCATGCGCTTTCTGCGCGGCCTGATAGACCGCTGCCAGACCGTGCGTGGCCACGTCCGCGGCAGCATGTGTCGTAATGATGCGTTCTATTTTCTGGCCATCGGGCGCATGCTCGAACGCACCGACATGACCACCCGCATCATGGACGTGCGGGTCGACGACCTGCTGCCCGACGAGGTGGACAATCTGCCCGCCTTCGATGCACTGCAATGGATGAGCGTGCTGCGCTCGCTGTCGGCCTACCAGATGTACCAGCGTGAGATGCATGGCCAGGTCAAGGCCAGCGCGGTGATCGAATTCCTGTTTCTGAACGAGACCTTTCCGCGCTCGGTGCACTACGCACTGGATTCGGCCCGCGCCTGCGCCCAACGCCTGCCTCGCAACACGCCGGTCATCGAGGCGCTGGATCAATTGCTGGCGCATGTCGGCGAATTCAAGGCCAAGCTGCTGGCCAGCGATCCCACCACCCTGCGCGAAACCATCGATGACATTCAGGCGGAAATCAGCGATATCGACCGCCTGTTAAGTCATAATTACTTTTTGCACGACGCCGCGCAGAGTCAGCAGCAGTAA